The segment CAGCTCCCACGCTCGAAACCAGCTTTGCCCGCGTCGAGCGCCAGACGCTGCGGAAGCTGCCGGTATCGGGTGATATCCTCTTCACCATCCGCGTCTATGTCGACCCGATCGCCGCGATTGTCGGCCATCCTAAAGCCTCGGAACTGGCATTAAGCTTTGCTGCACAATTGGATGGTCTGGATGAACACCAGACGGCCTACAAAGGCCTCACCCATCAGAAGGCAGAGTTGGCGAGGCAATTGCGAGCGCTTGCGGAAGTTGCTTCACCAGCTTGACATTTGCCCGATAAGCCGGGACGGCTCTTTATTGTGACATCAATTTATGGTTAGAGCCGTTCACCTCGCATTTTCGCGCAAACATTGATTGATTTTTCAGCGACCGAACGGCGTCCTGCCTTTCGAAGGAGAAAAGAATGACGGAACAGAACTATCCGGTATATGCCGAAATTACCGGTCCGATCGTGATGATCGGCTTTGGCTCTATCGGCCGCGGCACCTTGCCCCTGATCGAGCGCCATTTCAAATTCGACAAGAGCCGGATGGTCGTCATCGACCCGCAGATGGACGCCGAGCACCTGGCGATCCTCGAAAAGCACGGCGTCCGTCACATCCAGGAATATGTCACCAAGAGCAATTACAAGGACCTCTTGATGCCGCTTCTGACGGAGGGCGGCGGCCAGGGCTTCTGCGTCAACCTTTCGGTCGATACGTCCTCGCTCGATCTCATCAAGTTCTGCCGCAAGCACGATGTTCTTTATATCGACACCGTCGTCGAGCCCTGGCTCGGCTTCTATTTCGACAAGAACATGAAGAATGCCGATCGCACCAACTATGCGCTGCGTGAAACCGTGCGCAAGGAAAAGGCGAAAAACCCGGGCGGCGCAACCGCGGTCTCTACCTGCGGCGCAAACCCGGGCATGGTGTCCTGGTTCGTCAAGCAGGCGCTCGTCAATCTCGCCCATGATATCGGCATCAAGTTCGAAGAGCCGGATCAGCATGACCGCGAAGGCTGGGCAAAGCTGATGAAGAAGGTCGGTGTCAAGGGCATCCACATCGCCGAGCGCGACACCCAGCGCACCAAGCATCCGAAGCCGCTGAACGTCTTCTGGAACACCTGGTCTGTCGAAGGCTTTATCTCCGAAGGCATGCAGCCGGCCGAACTCGGCTGGGGCACGCATGAGGAGTGGATGCCGAAGAACGCCAAGAAGCACAAGAAGGGCTGCCAGGCCGCCATCTACCTGGAGCAGCCGGGCGCCAACACCCGCGTTCGTACCTGGTGCCCGACGCCAGGCCCGCAGTACGGCTTCCTCGTCACGCACAACGAGTCGATCTCGATCGCCGATTTCTTCACGGTCCGCGACAAGGATGGCGAAGTCACTTTCCGCCCGACCTGCCATTACGCCTACCATCCGGCCAACGATGCCGTGCTTTCGCTGCACGAAATGTTCGGCAACGGCGGCACACCGCAGCCGGTTCACCACGTCCTCGATGAAGACGAGCTGGAAGACGGCATCGACGAACTCGGCGTGCTGCTCTATGGTCACGACAAGAACGCCTATTGGTATGGTTCGCGCCTGTCGCTCGAAGAGACCCGCCGCATTGCGCCATACCAGAATGCAACCGGCCTGCAGGTAACTTCCGCGGTACTTGCTGGCATGGTCTGGGCTCTGGAAAATCCGAACGCCGGCATCGTCGAAGCGGACGAGATCGACTACAAGCGCTGCCTCCAAGTGCAGTTGCCGTATCTCGGCCCGGTTGAAGGCCACTACACCGATTGGACGCCGCTTGACGGCCGCCCCGGCCTCTTCCCGGAAGACATCGACACCAAGGATCCTTGGCAGTTCAAGAACATCCTGGTTCGCTGATCGACAGATCATCCGAACGGTCGAAACTTCAAAATGCCCGTACAGGTCGTGCGGGCATTTTTGTTACGCTCGGCGGATAAATCGAAGTGACGGGTTCTGGAGCCTTGCTTTCGACAGATCGCCGCGCCATGGTTCCCGCAACCAATATGACATTAGTCCGCCTTCAATCGCGGGAGATATTTATGAAGATCAGAACCAGCATTGCCCTTCTCGCAGCCGCTGCAGCATTGTCCGCCTGTGTCGATTTTGGCGGATCGAGGCCTCCGCCTGCCATGCGCGCCAGCGTGCAGCCGCAGACGGGGGTGGAAGGCAACTGGAGCGATGCGAACGGCCTCATTTCGACCTTCCAGGCCGGCACCTTCACGACGCACACCACTGACAGCAATTCGGTCCTGGCTTCGGGTACCTATAGCATGGTTTCCCCTAGCCTGATCGAGATCAACATGACGTCGCTGGTGCGCAAGACGCAGTCCAAGATCAACTGCGCCCTGATCAACCCTTCTCAGCTCAACTGCACCTCGGATGCCGGCAAACAGTTTTCCCTCAATCGCCGATAGAGGCTGAAACAGGCGCGACGGACGGATAATATGCCATGCACAGAATGGCGCCCTATCTCGTTCTCGTCGCCGCGCTGCCGCTCGCCATCCTGGCGGCGGCTCTGCCTGCCAACAGCTACAAGGCGCAGGGTATCACAGCGCTCGATTGCGACGGACCGATAAGCGTCTTCATTATCGCCCTGCCCGCCTTGGTGATCTATGCTGCCGGCGCGATCCTGCTTTACCGCGATCGGAGCCGGCGCTTTCATTACATGGCAGCCCTTTGCTGCCTGCTCGTCACTCTTGCCGTCGGCTGGAATTTCATTGCCGCCGTGCGGGAGTCCTATGGCGATGCCTCCATCGAAGCCTGCGCCTGACGCGGCGACTTTCTTTCCGGCAAATTTGCAAAATCCTAATAAACCCAACAGCTTTTGCTTGCGCTCTTTCCGCCACGATGAAAAAATTCGATGCGGGGTACCGCCGCGGGACATGGGCGGGCCGGATATGGTGAGCAACAGGAGAGAGAGATGACGAAGCCCTTCGGTATGGGTCTTTTGGCCGCTGTGGCCTTGGCGCTCAGCGCCAGCACCGCTTTCGCGGATTACCAGCTCAACATTCTGCACTTCAATGATTTCCATTCGCGCGTCGAACCGATCAACAAGTTCGACGCCACCTGCTCTGCCGCGGAAGAAAGCAAAAATGAATGCTTTGGCGGGGCCGCACGGCTGAAGACCGCGATCGACCAGCGTCGCGCTGCACTTGCCGGCCAAAATGTCCTGTTGCTCGATGCCGGCGACAATTTCCAGGGCTCGCTGTTCTACACGACCTACAAAGGGGCTGCCGAGGTCGAATTTCTCAATGATATGAAGCTCGACGCCATGACCGTTGGCAATCACGAATTCGATGACGGCGAAGGCCCGCTCGCCGCCTTCCTCGACAAGGCGCAGTTCCCGGTCGTCACCGCCAATCTGGTCATAGACGACCAATCGAAAATCGGCGAACGCATCAAGAAATCGATCGTACTCGATATCGGCGGCCAGAAAATCGGCATCGTCGGCGCGGTCACGACCGAGACAGCGGAGCTCTCCTCACCTGGCCCGCATGTCAAGATCACCGACGATGCGGCCGCCATCAGTGCCGAGGTGGATGCGCTGAAGTCGCAGGGCGTCAACAAGATCATCGCGCTCACCCATGTCGGCTATCCGCGCGACGTCGCCCAGATTGCCAGGATCGCCGGCGTCGATGTCGTCGTCGGCGGTCATTCGCACACGCTGCTGTCCAATACGGACCCGAAAGCAGCCGGCCCTTATCCGACCATGGTCGACAACCCGGCAGGCTATAAAGTCCCGGTCGTCCAGGCCGCCTCCTACAGCAAGTATCTCGGCGACATCGTCATCACCTTCGATGACAACGGCGTCGTCAAGGAAGCCAAGGGCGATCCCATCCTGCTCGATTCTTCGATCAAACCGGACCCCGCCATTGCCGCCCGTATCCAGGAAATGGCCAAGCCGATCGAGGAACTGCGACACAAGGTCATTGGCTCCTCGCAAGCCCCGATCGAGGGCGCACGCGAGATTTGCCGCGTCCAGGAATGCTCCATGGGCAATCTCGTCGCCGATGCCATGCTCGACCGCACGAAAAACCAGGGCATAGCGATTGCCATCCAGAACGGCGGCGGCTTGCGCGCCTCGATCGGCGCCGGCGACGTCACCATGGGCGACGTGCTGACCGTGCTGCCGTTCCAGAATACGGTCGCCACCTTCCAGTTGACGGGTGCCGACGTGAAGGCGGCACTGGAGAACGGCCTCAGCCAGATCGACGACGGCGCGGGCCGTTTCCCCCAGGTCGCCGGTCTCAAATATACCTTTGACAAATCAAAGCCGCCCGGCGACCGCGTCGTCTCCATCATGGTACAAGAAGGCACGGAGTTTGTGCCGCTCGATCCCAACAAGACCTATGGCGTCGTCAGCAACAATTATATGCGCGCCGGCGGAGACGGTTACGTCGTCTTTGCAAAGAACGGCAAGAATGCCTATGACTTCGGCCCCGATCTGGAGGGAGTCGTCGCCGACTATCTGGCAGCGCACAATCCCTATAAGCCCTATACGGATGGCCGCGTGACACAGGTCGGCGGCACCGCAACCACCGCCCAATCCGAGGCAGGCAAGCCGGCGGAAACGCAACAGGCGGCATCATCGGATCAGAAGCCCGCCCCGGCTGCGGCCGATACCGGTGCAGCATCCTCCACAACGGCTCCCGCTGCTTCGACCCCTGCCACGACGACACCCGATACATCAGCGTCTCAGGCTACGGCGCCAGCCACGACCGCTCCGACGGCGACTGCTCCGGCCACAACAACCGCGCCTGCTGCGACCGCCCCTGCTGCCTCACCCGCCACGACCCCAGACACGTCGACAGCTCAGACGACAGCACCCGCCGCGAACCCGCCGGCGACGACCACCGCTCCGGCAACCACGCCTCCCGCTACAACGACGGCGCCCAATACGCCCGCACCCGCCACCTCAACGCCCAACAATACCACACCCGCCACCCCGGCGCCCGAGACGACTGCGCCCGCAACGACTGCTCCTACGACAACGCCTCCCGCTGCCACAACTACGACACCGGCGACCGAGGCTAGCGAGCCGCCGAAAACGCCGACGACCCATGTCATCGCCGCCGGCGATACGCTCTGGGATATCGCCAAGACCTATTACGGCAACGCCGGCGCATGGCACAAACTCATGGCCGCTAACCGCAATCTCAAGCCGCGCCACCTCACCATCGGTCGCGAATTGAAGATTCCGGCCAAGTAAGGACGATTTGTCTCGTAAAAGTCAGCCGGTCCGGGCTTTCCCGGGCCGGCTTTTGTTCCTATGTGAGGTGCTCCGTTTTGTTGAGAGGACCACCATTGATGATCGCAGAAGCCTCGGCCGGCCAATCGCAACAGAAATCCGGCAAGATCGGCGTCCTTCTCGTCAATCTCGGCACGCCTGACGGCACCGACTACAGGTCGATGCGGCGCTATCTGCGCGAATTCCTGACCGACAAGCGCGTCATCGAGTGGTCACCCTGGAAATGGTATCCGATCCTGTTCGGCATCGTCCTGAACACCCGCCCCGGCAAGGTCGGCAAGGCCTATGAGACCATCTGGAACAAGGAAAAGAACGAAAGCTTCCTGCGCACCTATACCCGCAACCAATCGGATTTGATGGCCGCGCGGCTGATGGACCTGCCTGACATTGTCGTCGATTGGGCCATGCGCTATGGCAAGCCATCGATCGGCGAGCGCATCCAGGTGCTGAAAGATCAGGGTTGCGACCGTATTCTGCTATTTCCGCTCTATCCGCAATATGCGGCCGCCACCACCGCCACCGTCAATGACAAGGCATTCGAAAAGCTGATGGCCATGCGCTGGCAGCCGGCATTACGCACCGTACCGGATTATCATACCGACCCTACCTATATCGAAGCACTTGCAAACTCCGTCACCCGGCACCTCGCCACACTCGACTGGCAGCCGGAGAAGATCCTGGCCTCGTTCCACGGTATCCCGCTTTCCTATTCCGAGAAGGGCGACCCCTATTATCGGCAGTGTGTCGAGACCAGCCGGTTGCTGCGTGAAAGGCTCGGACTATCCGAAGACCGGTTCATGCTCACCTTCCAATCCCGCTTCGGACCGGAGGAATGGCTGCAACCCTACACCGACAAGACGGTGGAACGCCTTGCCAAGGAAGGTACGAAACGCATCGCCGTTCTCAACCCCGGCTTCGTCTCGGATTGCCTGGAAACGCTCGAGGAAATTGCCGAACAGGCAGCCGAATCCTTCCACCACAATGGCGGCGAGAAGTTTACGCACATCCCCTGCCTGAACGATAGCGAAGACGGCATGCGAGTACTGGAAAAGGTGGTCAGGCGGGAATTGCTGGGCTGGGTTTGATGCCCTCTGCTCCTGCGGCGCCGGGTGCCGTTTCGGCCGCCGCAATGGCAGTGCTTTACTGCAATTGCGGTTTCCTGAGGAAGCTGCTCCGGTCGGCCGATTTGACGCGCAGCCATGCTTCGCGGCCGTTGCGCAATATCCTCATGGGGATTTCCGCGCCGGCAGGGCCGCTTTCCCACACCTTGCGGTAAAAATCGGCCAAGCTGTCAACCTCGCCGTCCCGGATCTCGGAGATGACGTCGCCTCGCTGCAGCCCCGCCTGAGCGGCCGGACCTCCTTCCGCGACGCTCATGACCACGACCTCGCCGTTGCTTTCGGCGGAGAAAGCGCCGAGCCAAGGTCGCGGCGGCTTGTTGACCTGGCCTCGGTTGAGTAGATCATCGAGAATAGGCGGCAGCAAATCGATCGGCACCACCATGTTGATATCGGCCGTCTCTTCGTTCTGAGAGGCCATCTGCAGGTGAAGCGATCCGATGCCCAAAAGCTTGCCATGCGCGTCGATAAGCGCGGCGCCTCCCCATGAAGGATGGGCGGGCGCCACGAAGATCGCCTCCTCCAGCAGATATTCCCAATAACCGGCGAATTCCTGCTTGGCCACGATGTTTGCACGAACGAATTGGCCGATTCCGTCAGCAATCACCACGGGATCACCAATTGCGGCTCTGGCAGCATTGCCGAATTCCAGTGCGGGAACGCCAAGCGAGCCAAGCGCCTGGACCAGGCCGAAGCCGGTCTCCTGATCATAGGCAAGCGCATGAGCGGGAACCACACGGCCTTCATTGGTCGTCAGCCAGACCTCCTCGGCCTCGGTGATCAGATAGCCGATCGTGAGTACCAGTCCGTTATCCCTGATGACCACACCACTGCCTTCCCGCCGGATTCCCAATGCCCCAGCCGTAAAGGCATCTTCCGGAATTGAAGCGTGCACGGCCACGATTGACCGCAAAGTCCTGTCGATATTCATCATCTCACCCTGGTGTTGCGCCATGCCATGGCTCGGAGAGCCGCACGGCGGCAGAAACCGGATACATTCCTCCCCTTAAGGTATGAACATGTGCCGTCAGGTGCAAGGTCGGAGTGAAATTGAGAGGGCGCCGGAACTGTCTGTTCGGGCCGCAAACGCGAGATTTCCGCCCGCCCTTTCATGTCGCGGAGCAGGTCAGAAGGTTGGATTTCGCGGCCCATTCCGTCCTTGCCGAGAACATGCTAACCCACCACATCAGATTGAGCTATTGCGCCGCTTGTTCGCTCGAATGCGCAGAGATCGCGGCGGTGTTTTGACGTGACGCAAACCCTGCATCGTGCGGGAGCGTCGATGGAGGATTTTATGGTCGTCGGTGGTTTCAGCATCGTCGTGGTTGCCTTTGTTGTTTTGGTCATCCTGGTGCTGTTTGCCGGAGTTAAGACCGTGCCACAAGGATACCGCTATACGATCCAACGCTTCGGACGTTACACGCGGACACTCGAGCCCGGCCTCAATCTGATCGTGCCCTTCATCGAATCTATTGGCGCACGCATGAATGTCATGGAGCAGGTGCTGGTTGTCCCGACCCAGGAGGTCATCACCAAGGACAATGCGAGCATCGCCGCGGATGCCGTCGCCTTCTATCAGGTGCTGAACGCTGCGCAGGCCGCTTACCAAGTGACCAATCTCGAAAATGCCATTCAGAATCTGACAATGACAAATATCCGCTCCGTCATGGGCTCGATGGATCTCGATGAGCTGCTTTCCAATCGTGACGCCATCAATGACCGATTGCTGCGCGTCGTCGACGATGCCGTGCACCCCTGGGGCATCAAGGTCACTCGTGTCGAGATCAAGGACATACAGCCGCCAAAGGATTTGGTCGACGCGATGGCGCGGCAGATGAAGGCCGAGCGCGAAAAACGCGCTCAGGTGCTTGAGGCGGAAGGCCTGCGCAACGCGCAAATCCTGCGGGCCGAGGGCTCCAAACAGGCTGCGGTGCTGCAGGCGGAAGGTCAGCGCGAGGCAGCTTTCCGCAACGCGGAGGCACGCGAACGCCTGGCCGAAGCGGAAGCCAAGGCGACACGTATGGTTTCGGAGGCGATTGCCGCAGGCGACATTCACGCCATCAACTATTTCGTCGCACAGAAATATACGGAGGCACTCGCATCCATCGGCACAGCCGGTAATTCCAAGATCGTGCTGATGCCCATGGAAGCCGCTTCGCTCATCGGTTCGCTCGGCGGTATCGGCGCTATCGCCCGCGAGGTCTTCGGCGAGAGCAATGACGGCAATATGGCTTCGCAGTCGTCGCGTCCGCGTGCAGGCGCAACGCGCTCGACCCCCTCCGTCAATCCGCTGCCACCGCGGGAGAGCTGAACATGCTCGAGAATCTCATTGGCGAACTTGGGCCGTGGAGTTGGTGGGTAGCCGGGTTCGTACTTCTGGCTGCCGAACTCATCGCGCCCGGTTTCTTCCTGGTCTGGATCGGTCTTGCCGCCATCATTGTCGGCGCGCTCTCTCTGGCATTTTGGGACAGCGCCTTCTGGATCTGGCAGGTGCAACTGCTGATCTTCGCGGCGTCCGCAGTCATCGTCACCCTGCTCGGCCGCCGTTATGTCTATAACAACAACCAGATAACGGATGAGCCTTTCCTCAACCAACGCGGCGCAAGCCTGGTCGGCCGCACGGCAACGCTCAATGAGCCGATCACGGAAGGCCGCGGTCGGATCCGTCTCGACGATACCTATTGGACGGTGATGGGGCCGGACCTGCCGGCCGGAACCCGCGTCAAGGTCGTTTTCAGCAACGGGCGTGATCTGACCGTCGAAACGGCCTGATCAGGCGACGCCGATCCGCAGCAGATCGTGGAAATGGACGATGCCGACAGGCCGCCGCGCATCGTCGACGACGATCAGCGCCGAGATATTATGACGGTTCAGCAATGCCATCGCACCGGTCGCCAGCGTCGTTTCCTTGACCGTCTTCGGATTACGGGTCATCACCTCGTCGACCCGCATTTCCGCAAGGCTGCTGCCGAGATTGCGGGCAATATCGCCATCGGTAACGATGCCACACAAGCAGCCATCGTCATCGATCACGCCGACGCAGCCGAAACGCATTTTCGACAGCGTCATCGCCGCTTCCGGCATGCCGGTGCCAAGGCCAACCAGAGGCACGCGGTCGCCCTTGTGCATGATATCTGCGACGTGCGAGAGGCTGGCGCCCAGCTTGCCGCCCGGATGGAAAGTGCGGAAATCCTCCGCCGTGAAACCACGCGCCTCCAAGAGCGCTACGGTAAGCGCATCGCCGATAGCAAGTTGCAGCAGCGTCGATGTCGTCGGCGCCAGCCCGTGCGGGCAAGCCTCCTGCTCCTTGGGCAACAGCAGAATTACATCCGACTCGCGCGCAAGCGTCGAGGTCTCGCCGGCGGTGATGGCGATCATCGGGATCGAGAAGCGGCGGGAATAGCTGATGATGCCGCGCAACTCGGCGCTCTCGCCGCTCCAGGACATGGCGATGATGACATCGTCCTGCGTGATCATGCCGAGATCGCCGTGATTGGCTTCGACCGGATGCACGAAGAAAGCCGGTGTTCCCGTGGAAGCCAGACTTGCGGCGAGCTTGTTGCCGATATGGCCGCTCTTACCGACGCCGGTAATGACAACACGGCCGCTGATATCGCCGATGATCTCCACCGCGCGGCTGAAGGGCTCGGCCAGACCATTGGTCAGCGCGCGTTCCAGCGCCTCCATGCCCAGTCTCTCGGTCTCGATCGTTCGCATCGCGGATTCGATCGCACCGTTCTCGATGAGTCTTACAGCTCTCTTATTCATGAGCGAGGCCTAACGCTTTTCTTTATTTCTGTCCACCCGCGATCGATTTTGTTCAGCGCGAGATGGCGTGTCGCCTCACCAACGCAAGTCCGTCACCGTGACTCCTTGTAGTCGGACGGCAAGGAAGTGTTAACCATGGGCCTTTACGCTTGAGTAAGGATTTAAAGCATTTCGAGTAAGGTCAGACATAGATCAAATGAACATCGGCAAGAACAAGGCGGGTGGTGGCTCCCTCCGGCTGACGGCATGCGCTGCATCCGCTCTGC is part of the Rhizobium sp. CB3090 genome and harbors:
- a CDS encoding S1C family serine protease, whose amino-acid sequence is MNIDRTLRSIVAVHASIPEDAFTAGALGIRREGSGVVIRDNGLVLTIGYLITEAEEVWLTTNEGRVVPAHALAYDQETGFGLVQALGSLGVPALEFGNAARAAIGDPVVIADGIGQFVRANIVAKQEFAGYWEYLLEEAIFVAPAHPSWGGAALIDAHGKLLGIGSLHLQMASQNEETADINMVVPIDLLPPILDDLLNRGQVNKPPRPWLGAFSAESNGEVVVMSVAEGGPAAQAGLQRGDVISEIRDGEVDSLADFYRKVWESGPAGAEIPMRILRNGREAWLRVKSADRSSFLRKPQLQ
- a CDS encoding 5'-nucleotidase C-terminal domain-containing protein, which codes for MTKPFGMGLLAAVALALSASTAFADYQLNILHFNDFHSRVEPINKFDATCSAAEESKNECFGGAARLKTAIDQRRAALAGQNVLLLDAGDNFQGSLFYTTYKGAAEVEFLNDMKLDAMTVGNHEFDDGEGPLAAFLDKAQFPVVTANLVIDDQSKIGERIKKSIVLDIGGQKIGIVGAVTTETAELSSPGPHVKITDDAAAISAEVDALKSQGVNKIIALTHVGYPRDVAQIARIAGVDVVVGGHSHTLLSNTDPKAAGPYPTMVDNPAGYKVPVVQAASYSKYLGDIVITFDDNGVVKEAKGDPILLDSSIKPDPAIAARIQEMAKPIEELRHKVIGSSQAPIEGAREICRVQECSMGNLVADAMLDRTKNQGIAIAIQNGGGLRASIGAGDVTMGDVLTVLPFQNTVATFQLTGADVKAALENGLSQIDDGAGRFPQVAGLKYTFDKSKPPGDRVVSIMVQEGTEFVPLDPNKTYGVVSNNYMRAGGDGYVVFAKNGKNAYDFGPDLEGVVADYLAAHNPYKPYTDGRVTQVGGTATTAQSEAGKPAETQQAASSDQKPAPAAADTGAASSTTAPAASTPATTTPDTSASQATAPATTAPTATAPATTTAPAATAPAASPATTPDTSTAQTTAPAANPPATTTAPATTPPATTTAPNTPAPATSTPNNTTPATPAPETTAPATTAPTTTPPAATTTTPATEASEPPKTPTTHVIAAGDTLWDIAKTYYGNAGAWHKLMAANRNLKPRHLTIGRELKIPAK
- a CDS encoding KpsF/GutQ family sugar-phosphate isomerase gives rise to the protein MNKRAVRLIENGAIESAMRTIETERLGMEALERALTNGLAEPFSRAVEIIGDISGRVVITGVGKSGHIGNKLAASLASTGTPAFFVHPVEANHGDLGMITQDDVIIAMSWSGESAELRGIISYSRRFSIPMIAITAGETSTLARESDVILLLPKEQEACPHGLAPTTSTLLQLAIGDALTVALLEARGFTAEDFRTFHPGGKLGASLSHVADIMHKGDRVPLVGLGTGMPEAAMTLSKMRFGCVGVIDDDGCLCGIVTDGDIARNLGSSLAEMRVDEVMTRNPKTVKETTLATGAMALLNRHNISALIVVDDARRPVGIVHFHDLLRIGVA
- a CDS encoding SPFH domain-containing protein, which codes for MVVGGFSIVVVAFVVLVILVLFAGVKTVPQGYRYTIQRFGRYTRTLEPGLNLIVPFIESIGARMNVMEQVLVVPTQEVITKDNASIAADAVAFYQVLNAAQAAYQVTNLENAIQNLTMTNIRSVMGSMDLDELLSNRDAINDRLLRVVDDAVHPWGIKVTRVEIKDIQPPKDLVDAMARQMKAEREKRAQVLEAEGLRNAQILRAEGSKQAAVLQAEGQREAAFRNAEARERLAEAEAKATRMVSEAIAAGDIHAINYFVAQKYTEALASIGTAGNSKIVLMPMEAASLIGSLGGIGAIAREVFGESNDGNMASQSSRPRAGATRSTPSVNPLPPRES
- the hemH gene encoding ferrochelatase, with the protein product MIAEASAGQSQQKSGKIGVLLVNLGTPDGTDYRSMRRYLREFLTDKRVIEWSPWKWYPILFGIVLNTRPGKVGKAYETIWNKEKNESFLRTYTRNQSDLMAARLMDLPDIVVDWAMRYGKPSIGERIQVLKDQGCDRILLFPLYPQYAAATTATVNDKAFEKLMAMRWQPALRTVPDYHTDPTYIEALANSVTRHLATLDWQPEKILASFHGIPLSYSEKGDPYYRQCVETSRLLRERLGLSEDRFMLTFQSRFGPEEWLQPYTDKTVERLAKEGTKRIAVLNPGFVSDCLETLEEIAEQAAESFHHNGGEKFTHIPCLNDSEDGMRVLEKVVRRELLGWV
- a CDS encoding NfeD family protein; its protein translation is MLENLIGELGPWSWWVAGFVLLAAELIAPGFFLVWIGLAAIIVGALSLAFWDSAFWIWQVQLLIFAASAVIVTLLGRRYVYNNNQITDEPFLNQRGASLVGRTATLNEPITEGRGRIRLDDTYWTVMGPDLPAGTRVKVVFSNGRDLTVETA
- a CDS encoding homospermidine synthase gives rise to the protein MTEQNYPVYAEITGPIVMIGFGSIGRGTLPLIERHFKFDKSRMVVIDPQMDAEHLAILEKHGVRHIQEYVTKSNYKDLLMPLLTEGGGQGFCVNLSVDTSSLDLIKFCRKHDVLYIDTVVEPWLGFYFDKNMKNADRTNYALRETVRKEKAKNPGGATAVSTCGANPGMVSWFVKQALVNLAHDIGIKFEEPDQHDREGWAKLMKKVGVKGIHIAERDTQRTKHPKPLNVFWNTWSVEGFISEGMQPAELGWGTHEEWMPKNAKKHKKGCQAAIYLEQPGANTRVRTWCPTPGPQYGFLVTHNESISIADFFTVRDKDGEVTFRPTCHYAYHPANDAVLSLHEMFGNGGTPQPVHHVLDEDELEDGIDELGVLLYGHDKNAYWYGSRLSLEETRRIAPYQNATGLQVTSAVLAGMVWALENPNAGIVEADEIDYKRCLQVQLPYLGPVEGHYTDWTPLDGRPGLFPEDIDTKDPWQFKNILVR
- the omp10 gene encoding outer membrane lipoprotein Omp10, whose amino-acid sequence is MKIRTSIALLAAAAALSACVDFGGSRPPPAMRASVQPQTGVEGNWSDANGLISTFQAGTFTTHTTDSNSVLASGTYSMVSPSLIEINMTSLVRKTQSKINCALINPSQLNCTSDAGKQFSLNRR